One candidate division TA06 bacterium B3_TA06 genomic window carries:
- a CDS encoding RNA-binding protein, giving the protein MRLFIGNLPHSYNEEKVREIFAEHGEVSKVAVPTDRYTNAPRGFAFVEMPNDEEAKKAISAVNGTEHEGRELRVEEARPPRERGDRGGFDRGGGTRNRW; this is encoded by the coding sequence ATGCGTTTATTCATCGGAAACCTTCCCCATTCTTACAACGAGGAGAAGGTACGTGAGATCTTCGCCGAGCATGGTGAAGTCTCGAAGGTAGCGGTCCCAACCGATCGTTACACCAATGCGCCTCGCGGTTTTGCCTTTGTGGAGATGCCGAATGACGAGGAAGCAAAAAAGGCCATTAGTGCCGTTAATGGAACAGAGCACGAAGGCCGTGAACTTAGAGTAGAAGAAGCCCGTCCCCCGCGCGAGCGCGGCGATCGCGGCGGCTTCGATCGAGGCGGTGGAACCCGCAACCGCTGGTAA
- the rimO gene encoding 30S ribosomal protein S12 methylthiotransferase RimO, with the protein MTNLPRVSVINLGCPKNRVDAEIILAELAQAGFPITGDATDAQAVIVNTCAFLEEAIEESAQVIETQQERRRRGEIETLLVTGCLPQRQPRELVGRFPWVDAFLGLDQIPEIPGLLRENPHPGQVLVSATPCWNPGREYPRLLSTPSHYAYLRLTEGCSNCCSYCTIPMIRGPLRLRRTEDILKEAGDLVTLGIKELILIAQDTAAHPELSTILKGLERTDGLRWIRLLYAHPAHLEEKILEQMAASDKVLNYIDMPIQHLADSVLERMNRNVGADRTERLVKKARSLDPDFALRTTVIVGFPAETEEEFEVLLEGLKRLRFTHLGIFVYSQEEGTDAAEMGNQVPWEVKKERAERLVDLAAKLQAEETERLKGTHQEAVVDFAKEASEDCVTCVGRLWNDAPEIDRVVEIEGPGVNQGCFGKVEITGGRNDRIFARWIESI; encoded by the coding sequence ATGACAAATCTACCGCGAGTTTCTGTTATCAATCTGGGCTGCCCCAAGAACCGGGTGGACGCAGAGATCATCTTAGCCGAGCTGGCTCAGGCCGGATTCCCGATTACGGGCGATGCAACCGATGCCCAGGCGGTAATAGTCAACACCTGCGCTTTCTTAGAAGAAGCGATAGAGGAGTCGGCCCAGGTGATAGAGACGCAGCAGGAGCGGCGCAGGCGAGGCGAGATCGAGACGCTTCTTGTGACCGGCTGCCTGCCCCAGCGACAACCAAGGGAGCTTGTGGGCCGCTTTCCCTGGGTGGACGCGTTTTTAGGTCTGGATCAGATACCGGAGATACCCGGATTGCTAAGGGAGAATCCTCATCCGGGCCAGGTGCTGGTCTCGGCTACGCCGTGCTGGAATCCGGGCAGGGAATACCCCAGACTCTTATCCACACCCTCCCACTACGCTTATCTTCGACTTACCGAGGGCTGCTCGAACTGCTGCTCATACTGCACCATCCCGATGATCAGGGGCCCTTTGAGGCTAAGGAGGACGGAGGACATCCTTAAGGAGGCAGGCGATCTCGTGACATTGGGAATAAAAGAACTTATCCTGATCGCCCAGGACACTGCCGCGCACCCGGAGCTTTCAACGATTCTGAAAGGCTTGGAAAGGACCGACGGTTTACGCTGGATTCGCCTGCTCTACGCACATCCCGCACATCTGGAGGAGAAGATCCTTGAACAGATGGCGGCAAGCGATAAGGTTTTGAATTACATAGATATGCCCATCCAGCACCTTGCAGATAGCGTTCTTGAAAGGATGAACCGCAATGTAGGGGCGGATAGGACTGAAAGGCTGGTCAAAAAGGCACGCAGTCTCGATCCGGATTTTGCCTTAAGGACAACGGTGATTGTGGGTTTTCCAGCTGAGACCGAGGAGGAGTTTGAGGTGTTACTTGAAGGATTGAAGCGTTTGCGCTTTACACATCTGGGAATATTCGTATACTCGCAGGAGGAAGGCACGGATGCAGCAGAGATGGGGAATCAGGTGCCGTGGGAGGTAAAAAAGGAGCGCGCCGAAAGGCTGGTCGATCTCGCTGCAAAGCTGCAAGCCGAAGAGACTGAGCGACTTAAAGGAACACACCAAGAAGCGGTAGTAGATTTCGCTAAGGAAGCCTCTGAGGATTGTGTTACATGCGTTGGCCGTCTTTGGAACGACGCTCCTGAGATTGACAGGGTAGTCGAGATCGAAGGACCAGGTGTTAATCAAGGATGTTTCGGAAAAGTGGAAATAACCGGAGGAAGAAATGATCGCATCTTTGCTCGTTGGATTGAGTCTATTTAA
- a CDS encoding acyl-CoA thioesterase — protein MRLERDNFCFACGKKNPRGLKLDIEVDTEGARFEYVVPADLQGWQGFTHGGIISTMLDEVMVWAAAGRDIVTVTAEINVRFKNPLPTNHTVKVEGKVTEERKRVVLAEARAFDSNKVYAEARGKLFRVP, from the coding sequence GTGAGACTGGAACGCGACAACTTCTGCTTTGCGTGTGGGAAGAAGAATCCCAGGGGGTTAAAGTTAGATATAGAAGTAGACACTGAGGGTGCGCGCTTTGAGTATGTGGTGCCTGCCGATCTTCAAGGATGGCAAGGCTTTACTCACGGCGGGATCATCTCAACCATGCTGGACGAGGTGATGGTCTGGGCCGCGGCAGGACGCGATATAGTTACGGTGACCGCGGAGATTAACGTGCGCTTCAAGAACCCTTTGCCCACCAACCACACCGTCAAGGTCGAGGGAAAGGTCACCGAGGAGCGCAAGCGCGTCGTGCTGGCAGAAGCCAGGGCGTTCGACTCCAACAAGGTCTACGCCGAGGCTCGAGGCAAGCTCTTCCGTGTCCCGTAA
- the lolA gene encoding outer membrane lipoprotein carrier protein LolA, whose amino-acid sequence MLITKEVRLRRGILAALVGVGFLVAASPRKTFNAVINRYAGISSLKASFEERICSKKDGTCQILKGTFTYASPNKFRVDVTVPMQQLVLSDGVVTWIYLPTANQAIKTKPGPEQEMFLFVERLQNYSEQYTVQLKSGKEHLEAHFTVKPGKKVFVKSFVMLIDASKNELAGIKVEQGDNEVIFLLEDFQYNAEVAESQFTFSPPEGTTVIEDTGTGYQ is encoded by the coding sequence TTGCTGATCACCAAGGAGGTTCGATTGCGTCGAGGAATACTTGCAGCACTCGTGGGGGTGGGGTTTTTAGTTGCCGCCTCGCCTCGCAAAACATTTAACGCGGTAATCAACCGCTACGCCGGCATAAGCTCGCTTAAGGCCTCGTTTGAGGAACGAATCTGCTCGAAGAAAGACGGCACCTGCCAGATACTCAAAGGCACGTTCACCTACGCTTCGCCCAATAAGTTCCGGGTGGACGTCACCGTGCCCATGCAGCAGCTTGTTTTATCCGACGGTGTGGTCACCTGGATATACCTGCCGACCGCGAACCAGGCCATCAAGACCAAACCAGGACCTGAGCAGGAGATGTTTTTGTTCGTGGAACGTCTGCAGAACTACAGCGAGCAATACACGGTGCAGCTCAAATCGGGCAAGGAACACCTCGAGGCGCACTTTACCGTCAAGCCGGGCAAGAAGGTGTTCGTCAAAAGTTTTGTGATGCTGATAGACGCGTCCAAGAACGAACTCGCAGGGATTAAGGTCGAGCAAGGCGATAACGAGGTAATCTTCCTCCTGGAAGACTTCCAGTATAATGCCGAGGTTGCGGAGAGCCAGTTTACCTTCAGCCCACCTGAGGGCACCACGGTGATCGAGGACACGGGCACCGGCTACCAGTGA
- a CDS encoding recombinase RecF has product MLKRIRIKGYKSFGDTEVTLTPLAVLMGPNAAGKSNFLDALQLLSRIATSPTLKDAFEPPYRGKPLESFTFGPEGIKGLLAQDSASFSLEVDVELSDLLINSLNKQIVEMRTRPTGELPDVKQLSLVRERFLRYSIEIEIRPQAGGLLRVIDEHLEALKTNGEPKASRKPFLSKTEKNRLSLRMEKQAHPTYFEVGLDRTVLSTALYLPYHPHMNAMRQELASWYFFYFEPRERMRAPNPVKEVRHIGLMGEELAAFLNTLQAVDGKQFDAIKKAIRMIIPSITDIEVDVNELGEVELRLIEGTTPISARLVSEGTLRILGLLALGGAGEAPALVGFEEPENGVHPRRIRLISEFLKTFVESGNTQLIVTSHSPTLLESIPDEQIYVCAKRDGYTVIESFTTWGPLGRKRDVEKALDGEEVLSKSERILRGDFDS; this is encoded by the coding sequence ATGCTTAAACGGATCAGGATTAAGGGGTATAAATCTTTCGGAGATACGGAAGTTACGCTTACCCCTTTAGCTGTTCTTATGGGACCAAATGCAGCGGGTAAAAGCAACTTCTTGGATGCCCTTCAGCTTTTGTCAAGAATTGCTACCAGCCCTACCCTCAAAGATGCTTTTGAACCGCCCTATCGAGGTAAGCCTTTAGAATCTTTTACCTTCGGGCCTGAGGGCATCAAAGGCTTATTAGCTCAAGATAGTGCGTCGTTTAGCTTAGAAGTAGATGTAGAACTTTCTGATTTGCTTATTAATTCTCTCAACAAACAAATAGTTGAAATGAGAACGAGGCCAACAGGAGAACTTCCAGATGTTAAGCAGTTATCATTGGTGAGAGAGAGATTTTTGAGATACAGCATAGAAATAGAAATCCGGCCACAGGCTGGTGGATTGCTTCGTGTAATTGATGAACACTTGGAAGCCCTTAAGACGAATGGTGAACCCAAGGCCAGTAGAAAACCTTTTTTGTCGAAGACGGAAAAGAATCGATTAAGCTTGCGGATGGAGAAGCAAGCCCATCCTACTTATTTTGAGGTAGGGCTTGATCGCACAGTTCTTTCGACTGCTCTTTATCTTCCATATCATCCACATATGAATGCGATGCGTCAGGAGTTGGCAAGTTGGTACTTTTTCTATTTCGAGCCACGTGAACGCATGAGGGCTCCGAATCCTGTAAAAGAAGTCCGGCATATCGGATTAATGGGTGAAGAGTTAGCTGCTTTTCTAAATACTCTTCAAGCAGTTGACGGTAAGCAATTTGATGCTATTAAGAAGGCCATTCGTATGATTATTCCTTCTATTACGGACATTGAGGTTGACGTTAATGAATTGGGAGAAGTAGAACTAAGGCTAATAGAGGGGACTACACCTATCTCTGCCCGTCTAGTATCAGAAGGGACGTTGCGTATTTTAGGTTTGCTTGCTTTGGGTGGAGCTGGAGAGGCGCCGGCTTTGGTTGGGTTTGAGGAGCCTGAGAATGGTGTCCATCCGCGTAGGATTAGGTTGATTTCGGAATTCCTAAAAACATTTGTAGAGTCTGGTAATACTCAGCTGATAGTCACGTCGCATTCTCCTACCCTTCTCGAATCTATTCCGGATGAACAAATATATGTATGTGCCAAAAGGGATGGGTATACCGTAATCGAATCCTTTACTACTTGGGGGCCTTTAGGGCGTAAGCGAGACGTTGAGAAAGCCTTAGATGGTGAGGAGGTACTTTCCAAATCCGAACGTATATTACGAGGGGACTTTGACTCATAA
- the acpS gene encoding holo-[acyl-carrier-protein] synthase codes for MTFRPNPVLLRVIFGIGIDIIEVQRIRKAYKKLGKRFLDGIYTEREQSFCLGRANFAEGLAARWAAKEAFLKALGTGHSRGVRWRDVEIIDNERSRPTIKVSGKPAALLGNRKVHLSISHLEDIATAIVVIERE; via the coding sequence TTGACTTTCCGTCCTAATCCCGTATTGTTGCGGGTGATTTTTGGAATAGGAATAGACATCATCGAGGTACAGCGAATCCGAAAGGCCTATAAAAAGTTGGGCAAGCGGTTCCTTGATGGCATCTACACCGAGCGCGAGCAGAGCTTCTGTCTGGGACGAGCCAACTTTGCCGAGGGGCTTGCGGCCCGCTGGGCGGCCAAAGAGGCGTTTCTTAAAGCGCTCGGCACCGGTCACTCGCGCGGTGTCCGCTGGAGGGACGTGGAGATCATAGACAACGAGCGCTCACGACCCACAATCAAAGTCTCAGGCAAACCAGCCGCCCTCCTGGGAAATCGGAAGGTTCACCTCTCCATCTCCCACCTTGAGGATATAGCCACCGCGATTGTGGTGATAGAAAGGGAGTAG
- a CDS encoding transcriptional regulator produces MKVPQIDLWAHHEPLLEEFKEALERVIKSSQFILGQEEKEFEVEAARYLDVRHAVGVGNGTDALAICLRAMDVGHGDEVITTPFTFIATAEVIVALGAVPVFVDIKPDTYNIAPAKIEAAITEKTKVILPVHLYGQAAQMDAILDIAKKHNIKVLEDAAQAFGSTYKDKKVGGLGDLTIFSFFPTKNLGALGDGGLITTNDDELYEKCRLIRVHGASKKYYHTLIGQNSRLDTLQAALLRIKLKHLDSYNELRAKNAAAYNEELKDVVKIPASHPDSNHIYHQYTIRTPKRDELKAFLNENDIGIGIHYPYPLHRQPVLEYLGLPEGSFPEAEAAAREVMSLPCYPELTEEQRSWVIARIREFFS; encoded by the coding sequence ATGAAGGTTCCGCAGATTGACCTGTGGGCTCACCACGAGCCGCTTTTAGAGGAGTTCAAGGAGGCATTGGAACGGGTGATAAAATCAAGCCAGTTCATCCTGGGCCAGGAAGAGAAGGAGTTTGAGGTCGAGGCTGCCAGGTATCTTGACGTAAGGCACGCAGTTGGTGTAGGTAACGGCACCGATGCCCTGGCTATATGCCTGAGAGCCATGGATGTAGGCCATGGTGATGAGGTTATAACCACGCCCTTCACCTTCATCGCTACGGCAGAGGTTATCGTGGCGTTGGGTGCTGTGCCGGTGTTTGTGGATATCAAACCGGACACCTACAACATCGCTCCGGCAAAGATCGAGGCGGCGATCACCGAAAAAACCAAGGTTATCTTGCCTGTCCATCTCTATGGCCAGGCGGCCCAGATGGATGCCATCCTCGATATCGCCAAAAAGCACAATATCAAAGTATTGGAGGATGCAGCACAGGCCTTTGGCTCGACCTACAAGGACAAGAAAGTGGGCGGGCTTGGGGATTTGACCATCTTTTCCTTCTTCCCCACCAAGAATCTGGGGGCGTTAGGAGATGGTGGTTTGATAACCACTAATGACGACGAGCTTTACGAGAAATGCCGGTTGATAAGGGTGCACGGCGCGTCAAAAAAGTACTACCACACACTGATCGGCCAGAACTCAAGGCTGGATACCCTGCAGGCGGCCCTCCTCAGGATTAAGCTCAAGCACCTCGATTCCTACAACGAGCTAAGGGCAAAAAATGCTGCGGCTTACAACGAAGAGTTAAAGGATGTTGTCAAGATCCCGGCGTCCCATCCTGACTCGAATCACATCTATCACCAGTACACCATCCGCACCCCGAAGCGGGACGAATTGAAGGCGTTCCTGAATGAAAACGATATCGGCATCGGCATCCACTACCCCTATCCCCTACACCGCCAGCCGGTGCTTGAGTATTTAGGGCTGCCCGAAGGCTCGTTCCCTGAGGCTGAAGCCGCGGCCCGCGAGGTTATGTCCCTGCCTTGCTACCCCGAGTTAACCGAAGAGCAGCGCTCCTGGGTGATCGCCAGGATCAGGGAGTTCTTCTCTTAA
- a CDS encoding N-acetyltransferase, whose product MNEKPYFVHPTAVVDEPVEIGEGTKVWHFSHIMSGAKIGAKCSLGQNVYVGSRVKIGNNCKIQNNVSIYDLVTLDDNVFCGPSCVFTNDMNPRAAYPKGGVWIPTLVKEGASIGANATILCGITLGKHCFIGAGAVIHKDVPDYALMVGVPGRQIGWMCECGERLRFDDKDTATCNARCKGTYKLEDGKVRRIS is encoded by the coding sequence ATGAACGAAAAACCTTACTTCGTCCACCCCACCGCAGTGGTGGATGAACCCGTAGAGATCGGTGAAGGAACCAAGGTCTGGCACTTCTCCCATATAATGAGCGGCGCCAAGATCGGGGCAAAATGCAGCCTGGGACAGAACGTCTATGTAGGATCGCGCGTTAAGATCGGGAATAACTGCAAGATTCAGAACAACGTGAGCATCTACGATCTGGTAACCCTTGATGACAACGTGTTCTGCGGCCCAAGCTGCGTATTTACGAATGATATGAATCCACGCGCCGCATATCCAAAGGGTGGGGTCTGGATTCCCACCCTGGTGAAGGAAGGTGCCTCAATCGGTGCCAACGCAACCATCCTGTGCGGCATAACCCTTGGAAAGCACTGTTTCATCGGTGCCGGGGCGGTTATTCATAAGGACGTGCCGGATTACGCGTTGATGGTCGGTGTTCCAGGCCGTCAGATAGGCTGGATGTGCGAGTGCGGCGAGCGGTTAAGGTTCGACGATAAAGATACTGCAACATGCAACGCACGCTGTAAGGGGACTTACAAGCTTGAGGACGGTAAGGTCAGGAGGATTTCATGA
- a CDS encoding oxidoreductase, whose amino-acid sequence MLHLGVIGAGYWGPNLIRNFASIDAVSLEGIADINKAALEKIKNNYPGIKTTIDPHELLASDVDAVCIATSAPTHYELTREALLCGKHVLCEKPLTLRSEEAQELVQLADERNLTLMVGHLMLYHPAIRKIKELIDSGKLGDLLYVNSIRVNLGIARSNENVLWSLTPHDLSMILYLFDNEMPLGLSAAGQDFLTPGIEDIVFVSLFFAANRLGHVRASWIDPTKIRRLKVVGSKGMVVFDDVGADSTLKFYDEWIEPKGDGGFEHHRNFTPHVYEIEKAEPLRLECEHFVQCVLEGKKPLTDGRNGLAVVKILERAQASLKEKGAYKSL is encoded by the coding sequence ATGCTACATCTTGGAGTAATCGGCGCCGGATACTGGGGGCCGAACCTTATACGTAACTTCGCCTCGATTGATGCCGTGAGCCTTGAGGGGATCGCGGATATCAATAAAGCGGCACTTGAAAAGATAAAAAATAACTACCCCGGGATAAAAACCACCATTGATCCGCATGAGTTGTTGGCATCTGACGTTGACGCAGTCTGTATCGCTACAAGCGCACCCACTCACTATGAACTTACCCGCGAAGCCCTGCTTTGTGGCAAGCACGTACTCTGCGAGAAGCCTTTGACCTTGAGATCAGAAGAGGCTCAAGAGCTCGTGCAACTCGCGGATGAACGTAACTTGACGCTGATGGTAGGACACCTGATGCTTTATCATCCCGCCATCAGAAAGATCAAGGAGCTCATAGATTCAGGTAAGCTGGGAGACCTACTCTACGTTAATTCGATAAGGGTCAATCTTGGGATCGCCCGATCGAACGAGAACGTCCTGTGGAGCCTGACCCCGCACGATTTATCCATGATACTCTACCTGTTTGACAACGAGATGCCCCTCGGCCTGTCGGCTGCGGGTCAGGACTTCCTCACCCCAGGTATAGAGGACATTGTCTTCGTTTCCCTGTTTTTTGCCGCCAACCGCTTGGGCCATGTGCGGGCCTCCTGGATTGACCCTACCAAGATCCGCCGGCTCAAGGTGGTCGGTTCCAAGGGAATGGTCGTCTTTGACGACGTGGGCGCAGATTCCACCCTGAAGTTCTACGACGAGTGGATCGAACCCAAGGGCGACGGAGGCTTTGAGCATCACCGCAACTTCACACCCCATGTATACGAGATTGAAAAGGCAGAACCCCTGAGGCTTGAGTGCGAGCACTTTGTCCAATGTGTTCTTGAGGGCAAAAAGCCCCTGACAGACGGTCGGAACGGGCTCGCAGTGGTGAAGATACTTGAGCGTGCACAGGCATCGCTTAAAGAAAAAGGAGCATACAAGTCGCTGTGA
- a CDS encoding GTPase Era yields the protein MNKSRVPAADSEAGSAGSKSAFVAIVGPPNVGKSTLLNAYLGMHLSAVSRKPQTTSRNVLGILTAPEGQLVFLDTPGLIKRKGAVYEFMQREISSALSDADLVLLMVEPRYESDDALASFIRSIDKPVVLTVNKVDLVKDKLNLLPLIDRYRNLGLDEVYPISALKGDGLGELLAGLFKAAPQGELYYPEEGITTYPMRFFAAEAIRESLFELYGEEIPYSVFVEIEEYKEHDGRKDLIRATLYVERDSQRPIILGRGGEAIKRLGTRARKKIEALSGRAVYLELHVKVAKNWRKDPSFVRRATKPPQKYLPGT from the coding sequence ATGAATAAATCCAGGGTCCCTGCTGCAGACAGCGAAGCTGGCTCCGCGGGTTCTAAATCAGCGTTTGTAGCCATCGTCGGGCCGCCCAACGTCGGAAAGTCAACCCTGCTCAACGCCTACCTGGGGATGCATCTTTCAGCGGTATCACGCAAACCGCAGACCACCTCCCGGAACGTTCTGGGCATCCTTACCGCACCCGAGGGTCAGCTGGTCTTTCTCGACACCCCTGGTCTTATCAAGCGCAAGGGAGCGGTCTACGAGTTCATGCAGAGGGAGATCTCCTCAGCTCTCAGCGATGCCGATCTGGTGCTTTTGATGGTTGAGCCGCGCTATGAGTCGGATGATGCGCTTGCATCTTTCATAAGATCGATAGATAAACCGGTGGTGCTGACCGTCAACAAGGTGGACCTTGTCAAAGACAAACTAAACCTTCTGCCGCTCATTGACCGCTACCGGAATCTGGGCTTAGATGAGGTCTACCCGATCTCAGCGCTCAAGGGTGATGGTTTGGGGGAACTTCTTGCAGGACTTTTTAAGGCAGCACCCCAGGGTGAGCTGTACTATCCTGAAGAGGGAATCACCACCTATCCGATGCGGTTCTTTGCCGCAGAGGCGATACGTGAATCGCTTTTTGAGCTTTACGGCGAGGAGATTCCGTACTCGGTGTTTGTGGAGATAGAGGAATACAAGGAACATGATGGCCGTAAGGATTTGATTCGGGCGACCCTATATGTTGAGCGTGACTCGCAGCGCCCCATCATCCTTGGGCGTGGGGGAGAGGCGATCAAAAGACTAGGCACACGCGCGCGCAAGAAGATTGAGGCGCTTTCCGGTAGAGCGGTCTATCTTGAGCTGCACGTGAAGGTTGCGAAGAACTGGCGAAAGGACCCCTCGTTCGTTCGCCGGGCCACCAAACCGCCTCAGAAGTACCTGCCGGGTACGTAA
- a CDS encoding 2-isopropylmalate synthase: protein MSWITEEKKSVWREPKGKPIPLVDSEEPELFRDAFPYVEPPKVRFDGKIVPQDPPDEIYITCTTFRDGQQARPPYTVKQTVDLYKLMHKLGGPKGIIRKCEFFLYSKKDREAVTKCLERGFSYPKVTGWIRARPEDFKLVKQMGLKETGMLTSISDYHIYRKFKKTRKQAVEGFLRVVDSALEEGIAVRCHFEDITRADFYGCVVPFAQMLMERSRDAKIPITVRICDTMGYGVPYPGAALPRSVPKLVYGLHHEAGVPKEQIEWHGHNDFYKVLINASTAWLYGCMYANGTLLGYGERTGNTPIEGLVFEYAGLRGTLDGMDTTVVHEITDYYLLQLNEIIPSNMPFVGGSFNTTRAGIHADGLIKNEEIYNIFDTTKLLDRPPGIAITDKSGLAGITYWISSFLGEKIGEVDKKDERVQRVAAWVQEQYDEGRTTAISQEEMMEIVAKEFPKMKAEVDRLRRTRFFVPEP, encoded by the coding sequence ATGAGTTGGATTACTGAAGAGAAGAAGAGCGTTTGGCGCGAGCCGAAGGGCAAACCGATACCGCTTGTCGATTCCGAAGAGCCTGAGCTTTTCCGGGATGCGTTTCCCTACGTGGAACCGCCCAAGGTTCGCTTCGATGGCAAGATCGTTCCACAGGATCCACCGGATGAGATCTACATCACCTGCACCACGTTCCGCGACGGTCAGCAGGCCAGACCACCATACACGGTCAAGCAGACGGTTGATCTCTACAAATTGATGCATAAGCTGGGTGGGCCAAAAGGGATCATCCGTAAGTGTGAGTTCTTCCTCTACAGCAAGAAGGACCGTGAAGCGGTAACCAAGTGCCTTGAGAGGGGATTCTCCTATCCCAAGGTCACAGGGTGGATTCGCGCCCGTCCCGAGGACTTCAAGCTCGTAAAACAGATGGGGCTTAAGGAGACCGGGATGCTTACCTCGATCTCCGACTACCACATCTACCGTAAGTTCAAGAAGACGCGCAAGCAGGCGGTCGAGGGGTTCCTGCGGGTAGTGGACTCAGCGCTTGAGGAAGGCATCGCGGTGCGCTGCCACTTTGAGGACATCACCCGTGCTGACTTCTACGGCTGCGTTGTGCCCTTCGCCCAGATGCTCATGGAGCGCTCGAGAGATGCAAAGATACCCATCACCGTTCGTATCTGCGATACGATGGGCTACGGCGTGCCCTATCCTGGGGCAGCTTTACCGCGCAGCGTGCCCAAGCTGGTCTACGGTCTGCACCACGAGGCAGGCGTGCCCAAGGAACAAATCGAATGGCACGGCCACAACGACTTCTACAAGGTGCTCATCAACGCATCCACCGCCTGGCTCTACGGCTGTATGTATGCAAACGGCACACTTCTAGGCTACGGTGAGCGCACCGGCAACACCCCTATCGAAGGGCTGGTCTTTGAGTACGCGGGTCTGCGCGGCACCCTTGACGGGATGGACACCACCGTGGTCCACGAGATCACCGACTACTACCTCCTGCAGCTAAACGAGATCATCCCCTCCAACATGCCCTTTGTAGGTGGCAGCTTCAACACCACCCGGGCCGGTATCCACGCCGACGGCCTGATCAAGAACGAGGAGATATACAATATCTTCGACACGACCAAGCTGCTCGACCGTCCGCCCGGTATCGCAATAACCGACAAGTCCGGTCTTGCCGGAATAACTTACTGGATCAGCTCGTTCCTCGGTGAGAAGATCGGCGAGGTAGACAAGAAGGATGAGCGGGTCCAGCGCGTGGCAGCCTGGGTACAGGAACAGTATGATGAAGGTCGCACCACCGCGATATCCCAGGAAGAGATGATGGAGATAGTGGCCAAGGAGTTCCCCAAGATGAAGGCCGAGGTCGATCGTCTACGCCGTACCCGCTTCTTTGTGCCAGAGCCCTAG